One genomic segment of Clostridia bacterium includes these proteins:
- a CDS encoding N-acetylmuramoyl-L-alanine amidase — MFSVFNLSKYKLTAAVAAILVCLLTALVFLSPNFTGQAQAVVVAIDAGHGGYDGGVTGLRLHLKESDVNLSVAKYLEAYLRGAGYKTVMTRRTDRAPVEAGSLKRRDMDMRLNAIEGAKADLAVSVHCNFYPSEYRRGIQVFYDKKEDMPLAEAIQSHLNRTQNLPNVGRQFEPLWGDYYLLKNAPCPAAIVECGFLSNREDEALLADENYRMTLAYQIYLAIDSMYAGNAATPTLAL; from the coding sequence ATGTTTTCGGTATTCAACCTTTCCAAATACAAACTCACGGCGGCCGTAGCGGCGATCCTCGTGTGCCTGCTGACCGCTTTGGTCTTTCTCTCGCCCAATTTCACGGGGCAAGCGCAAGCCGTCGTGGTGGCCATAGACGCCGGTCACGGCGGGTACGACGGGGGCGTCACGGGGCTACGCCTGCACCTCAAAGAAAGCGACGTCAACCTCTCGGTCGCCAAGTATCTGGAAGCCTACCTGCGGGGGGCGGGCTACAAGACCGTGATGACCAGACGCACCGACCGCGCGCCCGTCGAAGCCGGCTCGCTCAAGCGGCGGGATATGGATATGCGCCTAAACGCCATCGAGGGGGCAAAGGCAGATCTCGCGGTGTCCGTGCATTGCAACTTCTACCCTTCCGAATACCGCAGGGGCATACAGGTTTTCTACGACAAAAAGGAAGACATGCCCTTGGCGGAAGCCATACAATCCCACCTCAATCGTACCCAAAACCTACCCAACGTTGGGCGGCAATTCGAGCCGTTGTGGGGTGATTACTACCTGCTGAAGAACGCGCCCTGCCCCGCCGCCATCGTGGAGTGCGGTTTTTTGTCCAACCGCGAGGACGAGGCGCTGCTCGCGGACGAAAACTACCGCATGACCTTGGCCTATCAAATCTATCTCGCCATCGACTCTATGTACGCGGGGAACGCCGCCACGCCCACCTTGGCGTTGTAG
- a CDS encoding Mini-ribonuclease 3 → MSLYPTIQTPMSKEEARALDALVLAYVGDGVQSLYVRTYFAATVGGKAGALHSLAVGKVSAVAQAEEVDAIRLLFNEEEDAVYRTARNHKSKSTAKNARVSDYRKASGLEAVWGYLYLTGQNERLGELLSFAHGFED, encoded by the coding sequence ATGAGCCTATACCCTACCATTCAAACACCGATGAGCAAAGAAGAGGCGCGTGCGTTGGACGCGTTGGTCTTGGCCTACGTGGGCGACGGCGTGCAGTCCTTGTACGTCCGCACCTATTTCGCCGCGACGGTGGGCGGCAAGGCGGGGGCGCTGCATAGCTTGGCGGTGGGCAAGGTATCCGCCGTCGCGCAAGCCGAAGAGGTGGACGCCATACGCCTTTTGTTCAACGAGGAAGAGGACGCGGTGTATCGCACGGCGCGCAATCACAAGAGCAAGTCCACGGCCAAAAACGCCAGGGTGTCAGACTACCGCAAGGCGAGCGGCTTGGAGGCCGTGTGGGGATATCTCTACCTGACGGGACAAAATGAGCGCTTGGGCGAATTGCTGTCCTTTGCGCACGGATTCGAGGATTAG
- the rlmB gene encoding 23S rRNA (guanosine(2251)-2'-O)-methyltransferase RlmB — MIIEGRNAVREALNGETTIDKILVAKGVQDGSLGALIEAAKDRRIRVSFVDKAVLDRESVTKHHQGVIAYATDFDYCTLDDILQNKRGEKHFILILDEIEDPHNFGSIVRVAECMGVDGVVIGSRRQVAVTETVVKTSAGATSYMRIAKVGNINDAIRTLKEEFITVYALDMDGTPLQEARLDGDIALVVGNEGKGVKPLTRKLSDGAVSIPMYGNVASLNASVAAGIAVYEANRQRK, encoded by the coding sequence ATGATTATAGAAGGCAGAAACGCAGTACGGGAAGCATTGAACGGCGAAACGACCATCGACAAGATCTTGGTGGCCAAGGGCGTGCAGGACGGCAGTTTGGGCGCGCTCATCGAGGCGGCCAAAGACCGCCGCATCCGCGTATCGTTCGTAGACAAAGCCGTGCTGGATCGCGAGAGCGTCACCAAGCACCATCAAGGCGTCATCGCCTACGCGACCGATTTCGATTATTGCACCTTGGACGATATTCTCCAAAACAAGCGGGGCGAAAAGCACTTCATTCTCATCTTGGACGAGATAGAGGATCCGCACAATTTCGGCTCCATCGTGCGTGTGGCCGAGTGCATGGGCGTGGACGGCGTCGTCATCGGCAGTCGCCGTCAAGTGGCCGTCACCGAGACGGTGGTCAAGACTTCCGCGGGCGCTACGTCCTATATGCGCATCGCCAAGGTAGGCAATATCAACGACGCAATTCGCACCCTCAAAGAGGAGTTTATCACGGTGTACGCCCTCGATATGGACGGCACGCCCCTACAAGAGGCGCGTCTCGACGGGGATATCGCCTTGGTCGTGGGCAACGAGGGCAAGGGTGTCAAGCCCCTCACGCGCAAGTTGTCCGACGGGGCGGTGAGCATTCCCATGTACGGCAACGTGGCGTCGCTCAATGCGTCCGTCGCGGCGGGTATCGCCGTGTACGAGGCCAATCGTCAGCGCAAGTGA
- a CDS encoding sigma-70 family RNA polymerase sigma factor produces MNYREATDNDLVVGARQDDGCLAELQRRYEPMIVQTAKSFPNMQEDECLAEGNIALVEAIMHFDQARGTRFATYAYVCVRNRLVRAGRKAQSTLDWQSMPERASRMPSPEETLLDEEAFAMRKAEAKRKLSRFEYAVWRMRIDGYTYAEIAVALSTAERTVDVKSVGNALARVRRKLK; encoded by the coding sequence GTGAACTACCGCGAAGCCACCGACAACGACCTCGTGGTGGGCGCGCGGCAGGACGACGGGTGTCTGGCCGAGTTACAGCGCCGCTACGAGCCTATGATCGTCCAAACGGCCAAGTCTTTTCCCAATATGCAGGAGGACGAGTGCTTGGCCGAGGGCAATATCGCCTTGGTGGAGGCCATCATGCACTTCGACCAAGCGCGCGGCACGCGCTTCGCCACCTACGCCTACGTATGCGTGCGCAATCGCCTGGTGCGTGCGGGCAGGAAGGCGCAGTCCACCTTGGATTGGCAGTCGATGCCCGAGCGGGCGTCCCGTATGCCCTCGCCCGAGGAAACGCTGTTGGACGAGGAAGCGTTCGCGATGCGCAAGGCCGAGGCCAAGCGCAAATTGTCGCGCTTCGAGTACGCCGTGTGGCGTATGCGGATAGACGGCTACACTTACGCCGAGATAGCCGTGGCCCTGTCGACGGCAGAGCGGACGGTGGACGTCAAATCGGTGGGCAACGCCCTCGCGCGTGTGCGCCGAAAACTGAAATAA
- a CDS encoding HAD-IC family P-type ATPase → MKRKEIPIEPYSLTEGIGCLTSQQVAERVAAGLVNGQTEVRTKSYWKIFRTNTFTLFNILNVSLALLVCFVGHSPKNVTFIGPAVINWIIGIVQEVRAKKTIDKLSLLSAPRVTVIRDDRECEIALADIVMDDMMVLSAGGQVCADCVVLTGSCEVNESLITGESDPVVKQVGDTLLSGSFLVSGKVETRVIHIGMENYVSKISSGAKYIKSTNSEILRALRTVIKLMSIIVVPLGVLLFLKQYLLQHNPLDASIVSMVSSMSGMIPQGLMALSSTVFAIGIIRLSHHKTLAQDLYCIETLARVDVLCLDKTGTITEGSMQVKKILPVTDNSHEIIEHTLMELVDLLPDSNPTYNAVKEYCKDMQREEKRTPNYVAPFSSERKWSGVSLAEGSYIMGAAEFVFPTRSEDMRSLLEHYAQEGYRVLVLARSAAQMTESVLPAGLELMAYVLISDKIREEAPETLRYFAQEDVDIRIISGDNPVTVSAIAKEAGLADCTYVDMSTIETDEQLVDASRRYKVFGRVTPEQKLKLVKALKADKHTVAMTGDGVNDVLALKEADCSIAMASGSDAARNVAQLVLLDSNFASMPRILAEGRRSINNLQRSAALYLVKTMYMALLSVLFLFVGDYPFEPTNITLIGMATIGLPSFILALERNHERVKGHFLQNALAKSTPGAITIALAFAFLQLMLRVMPARFAVTADEVSTVSVIVLACNGFFVLFNVCRPFNWKHFLLYVAMWLIFATGWLMCSLQINVAGHPLNLRKWNLFSMTPIGDMTENVWTFIGIGVGFSIVVFTLFTFLANKYNMFSAKKMMRALHLEDKA, encoded by the coding sequence ATGAAACGAAAAGAGATACCGATAGAACCCTATTCTTTGACGGAAGGCATAGGCTGTCTGACCTCTCAGCAAGTGGCCGAGCGCGTAGCGGCGGGGCTTGTCAACGGGCAGACTGAGGTGCGCACCAAGAGTTATTGGAAGATTTTCCGCACCAACACCTTTACGCTGTTCAATATCCTCAACGTGTCGTTGGCGCTATTGGTGTGTTTCGTCGGGCATTCGCCCAAGAACGTCACGTTCATCGGTCCCGCCGTCATCAATTGGATCATCGGTATCGTGCAGGAAGTCCGCGCCAAAAAGACCATCGACAAACTTTCCCTTTTGTCCGCTCCCCGCGTCACCGTCATTCGCGACGACCGAGAGTGCGAGATCGCCCTTGCGGACATCGTGATGGACGATATGATGGTACTGTCTGCGGGCGGGCAGGTATGCGCCGACTGCGTGGTGCTCACCGGTTCGTGCGAGGTAAACGAGAGCCTCATCACGGGCGAGAGCGATCCCGTCGTCAAGCAGGTGGGCGACACGCTTCTCAGCGGCAGTTTCCTCGTCAGCGGCAAGGTGGAAACGCGCGTCATCCATATCGGTATGGAGAACTACGTGTCCAAAATATCCTCGGGCGCCAAGTATATCAAGAGCACCAACAGCGAGATCCTGCGCGCGTTGCGCACGGTCATCAAATTGATGTCCATCATCGTGGTACCCTTGGGCGTGCTGCTTTTCCTCAAGCAGTATCTATTACAGCACAATCCCTTGGACGCGTCCATCGTCAGCATGGTCAGCAGTATGTCGGGCATGATCCCGCAGGGCTTGATGGCCTTGTCGTCCACGGTGTTCGCCATCGGTATCATACGATTGAGCCACCACAAGACGCTGGCGCAGGACTTGTATTGCATAGAAACGTTGGCGCGCGTGGACGTGCTGTGCCTTGACAAGACGGGCACCATCACCGAGGGCAGTATGCAGGTGAAGAAGATTTTGCCCGTGACGGACAATTCGCACGAGATCATCGAGCACACGTTGATGGAGTTGGTGGACCTTTTGCCCGACAGCAATCCCACCTACAACGCCGTCAAAGAGTATTGCAAGGATATGCAACGCGAAGAGAAACGCACGCCCAACTACGTGGCGCCGTTTTCGAGCGAGCGCAAGTGGAGCGGCGTGTCCCTTGCCGAGGGCAGTTACATTATGGGCGCCGCCGAATTCGTGTTCCCCACGCGTAGCGAGGATATGCGGTCGCTCTTGGAGCATTACGCCCAAGAGGGCTATCGCGTGCTCGTGCTGGCGCGTAGCGCCGCGCAAATGACCGAATCCGTGTTGCCTGCGGGGTTGGAGTTGATGGCGTACGTCCTCATCAGCGACAAGATCCGCGAGGAAGCCCCCGAAACGTTGCGTTATTTCGCCCAAGAGGACGTGGATATCCGCATCATTTCGGGCGACAACCCCGTGACCGTGTCGGCCATCGCCAAAGAGGCGGGGCTTGCCGATTGCACCTACGTGGATATGTCCACCATCGAGACGGACGAGCAGTTGGTCGACGCCTCACGCCGCTACAAGGTGTTTGGCCGCGTGACGCCCGAGCAAAAACTCAAACTGGTTAAAGCGCTCAAAGCCGACAAGCATACGGTGGCCATGACGGGCGACGGTGTCAACGACGTTTTGGCGCTCAAAGAGGCCGATTGCTCCATCGCCATGGCGTCGGGCAGCGACGCCGCGCGCAACGTGGCGCAACTCGTCCTGTTGGACAGCAATTTCGCCTCTATGCCGCGCATCTTGGCCGAGGGCAGGCGGTCTATCAACAATTTGCAGCGTTCGGCGGCGTTGTATCTCGTCAAGACGATGTATATGGCGCTACTGTCCGTCTTGTTCCTTTTCGTGGGCGACTATCCCTTCGAGCCTACCAATATCACCCTCATCGGCATGGCGACCATTGGGCTCCCCAGCTTTATTCTGGCGCTCGAGCGCAATCACGAACGCGTCAAAGGGCACTTCTTGCAGAACGCGCTGGCCAAGTCTACGCCGGGCGCCATCACCATCGCTTTGGCGTTCGCCTTTTTGCAGTTGATGTTGCGCGTAATGCCCGCGCGTTTCGCCGTTACGGCCGACGAGGTCTCCACCGTGTCCGTTATCGTGCTGGCGTGCAACGGCTTCTTCGTGCTGTTCAACGTCTGCCGTCCCTTCAATTGGAAACACTTTTTGCTATACGTTGCCATGTGGCTCATCTTCGCGACGGGTTGGTTGATGTGCTCGTTGCAAATCAACGTGGCCGGCCATCCGCTCAACCTGCGCAAGTGGAATTTGTTCTCGATGACGCCCATCGGGGATATGACCGAAAACGTGTGGACGTTCATAGGCATAGGCGTCGGGTTCTCGATAGTCGTATTCACGCTGTTTACCTTCCTCGCCAACAAGTACAATATGTTCTCGGCCAAGAAGATGATGCGGGCGTTGCATCTCGAGGATAAGGCGTGA
- a CDS encoding ComF family protein yields the protein MKDAKAAFKRFVKACAAEIFPDRYTCIFCQKELYTPNRLGVCDTCRPRLPYVGDAFCLKCGKPFLPEGADAPRAVEFDGEVGFTDGEGDRSSGYCAMCRRGERHFDRVRSVFAYQGEVRKATYRLKYGDARYLAPYFGAYLADLYFDDPVAVDLVVSVPLYRKRERERGYNQAHLMARDFAERARLIYLPEALVKVKSTSSQTKLSYRERQDNLAGAFIADKTLVKGMRVLVVDDVLTTGATMSEVAHALKKAGAVHVYGLTLANVAER from the coding sequence GTGAAGGACGCAAAGGCCGCGTTCAAGCGCTTCGTCAAGGCGTGCGCGGCGGAGATTTTTCCCGACCGCTACACGTGTATATTTTGCCAAAAAGAGCTATATACCCCCAACCGTCTGGGGGTATGCGATACCTGTCGCCCGCGTTTGCCCTACGTGGGCGACGCTTTTTGTCTCAAATGCGGTAAGCCGTTTTTGCCCGAGGGCGCCGACGCGCCGCGGGCGGTGGAATTCGATGGGGAAGTGGGGTTTACCGACGGCGAGGGCGACCGCTCGTCGGGCTACTGCGCCATGTGTCGGCGTGGCGAGCGCCATTTCGACCGCGTGCGCTCGGTGTTCGCCTATCAGGGCGAGGTGCGCAAGGCGACGTACCGCCTCAAGTACGGTGACGCGCGCTACTTGGCTCCCTATTTCGGCGCCTATCTCGCCGACCTCTATTTCGACGATCCCGTCGCGGTGGACTTGGTCGTATCCGTACCGTTGTACCGCAAAAGAGAGCGCGAAAGAGGGTACAATCAGGCGCATCTTATGGCGCGGGATTTTGCCGAACGGGCACGGCTTATCTATTTGCCCGAGGCGCTCGTCAAAGTGAAATCCACTTCGTCGCAGACCAAATTGTCCTACCGCGAACGGCAGGACAACTTGGCGGGTGCTTTCATCGCCGATAAAACTCTGGTCAAGGGGATGCGCGTCTTGGTCGTAGACGACGTGCTGACCACGGGCGCCACTATGTCCGAGGTGGCGCACGCGCTCAAAAAGGCGGGCGCCGTGCACGTGTACGGCCTCACGCTGGCCAACGTGGCCGAGCGTTAG
- a CDS encoding 3'-5' exonuclease has product MKTLYFDTETTGLRADGFILGGTVYPGKICQLAYLVEEDGDLVAAKNYYFAVDAIEPGATRVTGLTPSIVRDLSAGLGFADHADEIWRDFASADVLVAHNITFDVRFLEVEFRRVGLSFDVWEKCFCTMRRFASVLKLPGRGSFYKMPSLEEFASFEGVTNEDIMRMMDELYHTRKAAHDARHDTVKMFLALDNACRSDMALAAAFHKFGWQ; this is encoded by the coding sequence ATGAAAACCTTGTACTTCGATACCGAAACGACGGGTCTGCGCGCGGATGGGTTTATCTTGGGCGGCACGGTATATCCCGGCAAAATATGTCAACTTGCCTACCTCGTAGAGGAAGACGGCGACTTGGTGGCCGCCAAGAACTATTATTTTGCCGTAGACGCCATCGAGCCGGGCGCGACGCGCGTGACGGGGCTGACGCCTTCCATCGTGCGCGATCTGTCCGCGGGGCTTGGGTTTGCCGACCACGCGGACGAGATATGGCGCGACTTTGCCTCGGCGGACGTGTTGGTGGCGCACAATATCACGTTCGACGTCCGCTTTCTCGAGGTGGAGTTTCGGCGCGTCGGGCTGTCGTTCGACGTGTGGGAGAAGTGTTTTTGCACCATGCGGCGCTTCGCCTCGGTGCTCAAATTGCCGGGCAGGGGATCCTTTTACAAAATGCCCTCGCTGGAGGAGTTCGCCTCGTTCGAAGGCGTCACCAACGAGGATATTATGCGTATGATGGACGAGTTGTATCACACGCGCAAGGCCGCGCACGACGCTCGGCACGATACGGTAAAGATGTTCTTGGCCTTAGACAACGCCTGTCGCAGCGATATGGCGCTTGCCGCCGCTTTCCACAAGTTCGGTTGGCAATAG
- the thyA gene encoding thymidylate synthase, giving the protein MSYADKVFKENIEYILANGFSDENLDVRPHWADDNAPAHTVKAFCIVNRYDLSKEFPIMTMRYTNFRAAVDEILWIWQKKSNNVHDLGSHIWDAWADENGSIGKAYGYQLGVKHHYKEGDMDQVDRVLFDLKHNPQSRRILTNIYVHQDLSEMALYPCAYSMTFNVVGNKLNAILNQRSNDMLVANNWNVVQYAVLTHMFAQVSGLEVGEFVHVIADAHIYDRHIPIVKEVIERPQMEAPKFIMDKSITDFYDFTVDSFRLEGYDAPKLGKRLPVAV; this is encoded by the coding sequence ATGAGTTACGCCGACAAAGTTTTCAAGGAAAATATCGAGTACATTCTGGCCAACGGCTTCAGTGACGAGAACCTCGACGTGCGCCCCCATTGGGCGGACGACAACGCGCCCGCGCACACCGTCAAAGCCTTCTGCATCGTCAACCGCTACGACCTCAGCAAAGAGTTTCCCATCATGACCATGCGCTACACCAACTTCCGCGCGGCCGTGGACGAGATCTTGTGGATTTGGCAAAAAAAGAGCAACAACGTGCACGACCTGGGCAGCCATATCTGGGACGCGTGGGCGGACGAAAACGGCTCTATCGGCAAGGCGTACGGCTACCAGCTGGGCGTCAAACACCACTACAAAGAGGGTGACATGGACCAAGTGGATCGCGTGCTCTTTGACCTCAAGCACAACCCGCAATCCCGCCGCATCCTCACCAATATTTACGTGCACCAAGACCTCAGCGAGATGGCGCTCTATCCCTGCGCCTACTCGATGACCTTCAACGTGGTGGGCAACAAACTGAACGCCATATTGAATCAGCGTAGCAACGATATGCTGGTGGCCAACAACTGGAACGTCGTGCAATACGCCGTGCTCACGCATATGTTCGCGCAGGTGTCCGGCCTCGAGGTGGGCGAATTCGTGCACGTCATCGCCGACGCGCATATCTACGACCGCCATATCCCCATTGTCAAAGAGGTCATCGAGCGCCCCCAAATGGAAGCGCCCAAGTTCATCATGGACAAGAGCATCACCGACTTCTACGATTTTACGGTGGACAGTTTCCGCTTGGAAGGCTACGACGCGCCCAAACTCGGCAAACGTCTGCCCGTGGCCGTATAA
- a CDS encoding MATE family efflux transporter: protein MIATRSGVKDMTRGNPYTLMIGFALPILLSQVFQQLYNTADTLIVGRFLGTTALAAVSSSGTLIFLLSAFFIGTAQGAGVVISRYFGAGDHEKVSLAIHTNVAFGLAAGGFLTVGGVLLTPYMLRWMNTDPAVLPEAIEYFRYYFIGSFAMVMYNTLRSVMNSLGDSRRPLLYLIVSSVLNIGLDLLFVGLFRWGVWSAAVATVISQAFSAVLCLVHLCRKNQIYTISFRKIRFDGPILREILRYGIPGGVQNSVIGFANVIVQSQINLFGQYATAAYGSYAKIEGFAFLPINSFTMAITTFVSQNLGAGAKARARTGARFGIVLSVVLAELIGVGFYFSAPYLIGLFDSTAEVLSFGVTHAHICSLFYGLLAFSHAIAAVCRGAGKAFVPMVVMLSVWCVFRVIYIILVMHFIHTINMVYWAYPITWGISSTVFLFYYLFSKWQDGFDAKASLVPVEPPDEPLPDVMSSDDEAIGA from the coding sequence ATGATAGCGACGAGAAGCGGCGTCAAGGACATGACGCGCGGCAATCCCTATACGTTGATGATCGGCTTTGCCTTGCCCATATTGCTCAGCCAGGTCTTTCAACAACTGTACAACACGGCCGACACCTTGATTGTAGGCCGGTTTTTGGGCACGACGGCGTTGGCGGCCGTCAGTTCGTCGGGCACGCTGATATTCCTGCTCAGCGCCTTTTTCATTGGCACGGCGCAGGGCGCGGGCGTGGTCATCTCGCGTTATTTCGGCGCGGGTGACCACGAGAAAGTCAGCCTTGCCATTCACACCAACGTGGCGTTCGGCTTGGCGGCGGGCGGCTTCCTGACGGTCGGCGGCGTTTTGCTCACCCCCTATATGCTCCGATGGATGAACACCGATCCCGCGGTATTGCCCGAGGCCATCGAATACTTCCGCTACTATTTCATCGGCTCGTTTGCCATGGTGATGTACAATACCCTTCGTTCGGTGATGAATTCCTTGGGCGACAGCCGTCGTCCCTTGCTGTATCTCATCGTTTCGTCCGTCCTCAATATCGGCCTCGACCTGCTGTTCGTCGGCCTGTTCCGTTGGGGCGTGTGGAGCGCCGCCGTCGCCACGGTCATATCGCAGGCGTTTTCGGCGGTGCTTTGCCTTGTGCATCTGTGCCGCAAAAATCAAATCTACACCATTTCTTTCCGCAAAATACGCTTTGACGGGCCCATTCTTCGGGAGATATTGCGCTACGGCATTCCCGGCGGCGTGCAAAACTCGGTCATCGGCTTTGCCAACGTCATTGTGCAGTCGCAGATAAACCTCTTCGGTCAATACGCCACCGCCGCCTACGGCTCCTACGCCAAAATCGAAGGCTTTGCCTTTCTGCCCATCAACAGTTTCACCATGGCCATCACCACCTTCGTCAGCCAAAACCTCGGCGCAGGCGCCAAAGCACGGGCACGGACGGGTGCGCGTTTCGGCATTGTGCTGTCCGTTGTGTTGGCCGAACTCATCGGTGTTGGGTTCTATTTTTCCGCGCCCTATCTCATCGGACTGTTCGACAGCACGGCGGAGGTGCTGTCTTTCGGCGTCACGCACGCGCATATATGCAGTTTGTTCTACGGTTTGTTGGCGTTTTCGCACGCCATAGCGGCCGTTTGTCGCGGCGCGGGCAAGGCTTTCGTGCCTATGGTGGTGATGCTGTCCGTATGGTGCGTGTTCCGCGTCATCTATATTATTTTGGTGATGCACTTCATCCACACCATCAACATGGTCTATTGGGCCTATCCCATCACTTGGGGCATCAGTTCCACCGTCTTTTTGTTCTACTATTTGTTCAGCAAGTGGCAGGACGGGTTCGACGCCAAAGCGTCCCTCGTGCCCGTCGAGCCGCCCGACGAGCCTCTTCCCGACGTCATGTCTTCGGACGACGAAGCCATCGGCGCATAA
- a CDS encoding GNAT family N-acetyltransferase, which translates to MKKTMLREVAEYADMLECLRRDTDVLYDRADAMLIREKNGTCILGATTTEAGIRALTALPAERRNLVVRDGEINDYAVRELGFTHSLECVQVYYAGAPKPAPVKLTVRHPAEADWDQVRNAYHLIDEDPLREHFLSPDFFCGYYEGHLAAFAGLHSEGALGMLYVFPQYRRMGFAEEMSNYMIDRQLALGRYVYAHIIADNEASLALQRKTGMTFARRHVYWLWEEKE; encoded by the coding sequence TTGAAAAAAACCATGCTACGAGAGGTAGCGGAATATGCGGATATGCTGGAATGCCTGCGGCGAGACACCGACGTCTTGTACGACCGAGCGGACGCCATGCTCATACGCGAAAAGAACGGCACCTGCATACTGGGCGCAACGACCACGGAGGCGGGCATACGCGCCTTGACCGCTCTACCCGCCGAACGGCGCAACCTGGTGGTGCGCGACGGCGAAATAAACGACTACGCCGTACGCGAATTGGGCTTTACGCATTCGCTCGAATGCGTGCAGGTGTACTACGCGGGCGCACCCAAACCCGCGCCCGTCAAATTGACCGTTCGTCACCCTGCCGAGGCCGATTGGGACCAAGTACGCAACGCATACCACCTCATCGACGAAGACCCCTTGCGCGAACACTTCTTGTCGCCGGATTTCTTCTGCGGATACTACGAGGGCCATCTCGCCGCCTTCGCGGGGTTGCATAGCGAGGGGGCCTTGGGAATGCTGTACGTCTTTCCGCAATACCGCAGAATGGGCTTCGCGGAAGAAATGAGCAACTATATGATCGATCGCCAACTCGCCTTGGGGCGCTACGTCTACGCGCATATCATCGCGGACAACGAGGCATCTCTCGCCCTGCAACGCAAAACGGGCATGACCTTCGCCCGTCGGCACGTCTATTGGCTGTGGGAAGAAAAGGAATAA